One genomic window of Punica granatum isolate Tunisia-2019 chromosome 1, ASM765513v2, whole genome shotgun sequence includes the following:
- the LOC116187478 gene encoding uncharacterized protein LOC116187478: MAPPPQQPPEPSASLHRDDADDDDESVKQLQQCSSLYLSLQECLVNSNRNWKSCQKEVQALKTCNERRKNGGGSS, encoded by the exons ATGGCCCCACCGCCGCAGCAACCACCCGAGCCATCGGCATCACTCCACCGAGACGACGCCGACGACGATGACGAGAGCGTGAAGCAGCTCCAGCAGTGCTCCTCTCTCTACCTGTCCTTGCAG GAATGTCTCGTAAATTCCAACAGGAATTGGAAATCCTGTCAGAAGG AAGTTCAAGCTCTCAAGACATGCAATGAGAGGAGAAAAAATGGCGGAGGAAGTTCATAA
- the LOC116192970 gene encoding peptide methionine sulfoxide reductase B5-like gives MAAPAKVEKTEEEWRAVLSPEQFRIIRQKGTEMRGTGEYNKLYEEGIYNCAGCGTPLYKSTTKFDSGCGWPAFYEGFPGAINRSPDPDGRRTEITCAACGGHLGHVFKGEGFPTPTDERHCVNSVSIKFASEK, from the exons ATGGCCGCCCCAGCTAAGGTTGAGAAGACGGAGGAGGAGTGGAGAGCCGTCCTCTCCCCCGAGCAGTTCCGCATCATCCGCCAGAAGGGCACCGA GATGCGAGGAACTGGAGAGTACAACAAGTTATATGAAGAGGGGATCTATAACTGCGCAGGGTGCGGGACGCCTCTCTACAAGTCCACCACCAAGTTTGATTCCGGCTGCGGTTGGCCTGCCTTCTACGAAGGTTTCCCCGGTGCTATAAACCGCTCC CCTGATCCAGATGGTCGGAGAACTGAGATAACCTGTGCAGCTTGCGGTGGCCACTTGGGCCATGTGTTCAAGGGCGAGGGCTTTCCCACGCCAACCGATGAGCGCCATTGCGTGAACAGTGTCTCCATCAAGTTCGCGTCCGAGAAGTGA
- the LOC116192968 gene encoding AP-5 complex subunit mu, which translates to MPSTCSIRALWILNNQDAVVFSRRFPVVEKRWRAACRNNDGPGTVKYAASPNFPSDLELSAAFVERKSREGSLRGFGIRVTRSAEGSDSWVDDPITRHVIGIYIDKEVEGETYLLWPLIMHIKGQFCILVLPLVEPRHLDAYEKLCKRSDCGNAVGVDGSLSSLLLDLPSITGAFMVTHAIGDIVSGDVVEPEVIVNSSPSVGGLLDSLTGSIGISGISSRPKPGPAPVGSSNTSGTALGGVAADAPRSGSRLLDKDALRTFISSSMPFGTPLDLSYTNIFAIKVNGFSSTDLPPTDIKQPAWKPYLYKGKQRILFTILETVNAAMYDRDEIPDSISVSGQINCRAELEGVPDVSFPLNELAVGRIESLSFHPSAQVPEHGVDKHSVMFSPPLGNFVLMRYQATCGLGPPVKGFYQLSMVSEDEGAFLFRLRLMEGYKSPLSMEFCTVTMPFPRRRIISVDGTPSVGTILNTERSVEWKIIVSGRSLVGRSLEATFSGTVKFAPWQTQRLPSSKSFFAGITEEDSDIDAESNSNMMNVEEFLMEKMSKDLPPVDLEEPFCWEAYNYAKVSFRITGASLSGMSVDPKAVSIYPAVKAPVELSNQVTSGDYILWNTLGRCPSAAAI; encoded by the exons ATGCCTTCCACCTGCAGTATCAGAGCTCTGTGGATCCTCAACAACCAAGACGCCGTCGTTTTCTCCAG GCGGTTTCCGGTAGTAGAGAAACGATGGCGGGCAGCTTGCAGGAACAATGATGGTCCGGGCACTGTTAAGTATGCAGCTTCACCCAATTTTCCTTCTGATTTGGAGTTATCTGCTGCCTTTGTGGAGAGAAAAAGCAG GGAAGGGTCTCTTCGTGGATTTGGTATTCGTGTGACTCGGTCAGCTGAAGGATCAGATTCTTGGGTTGATGACCCGATCACGCGGCATGTTATTGGCATTTATATAGATAAGGAAGTGGAAGGGGAGACTTACTTGCTATGGCCTCTGATCATGCACATAAAGGGACAATTTTGCATCCTTGTTCTGCCTTTGGTGGAGCCCAGACATTTAGATgcatatgaaaaattatgtaaaagaTCTGATTGTGGGAATGCTGTCGGAGTGGATGGAAGTTTATCTTCTCTCTTGCTCGATCTTCCATCAATCACAGG GGCATTCATGGTAACACATGCTATTGGGGACATAGTTTCTGGAGATGTGGTGGAACCTGAAGTGATTGTTAACTCTTCTCCTTCTGTGGGAGGTTTATTGGATTCTTTAACTGGTAGCATAGGGATTTCAGGAATATCCTCAAGGCCGAAGCCTGGACCAGCTCCAGTTGGATCTTCCAATACATCAGGAACTGCTCTAGGAGGTGTGGCAGCAGATGCTCCAAGAAGTGGTTCAAGGCTATTGGATAAGGATGCACTGCGGACTTTCATAAGTAGCTCAATGCCATTCG GCACCCCTCTGGACCTGAGTTATACCAACATTTTTGCTATCAAGGTGAATGGATTTTCTTCAACAGATCTGCCTCCTACTGACATTAAACAACCTGCATGGAAGCCATACTTATATAAAGGGAAGCAGAGGATACTCTTCACTATCCTTGAAACTGTCAATGCTGCCATGTACGATCGTGATGAAATCCCTGATAGTATTTCAGTTTCGGGTCAGATAAACTGTCGAGCAGAATTAGAAGGAGTGCCTGATGTATCATTCCCTCTGAATGAATTGGCTGTGGGTCGCATTGAGTCACTATCATTCCATCCTTCTGCCCAAGTTCCAGAACACGGAGTCGACAAACACTCTGTGATGTTTTCACCACCTTTGGGTAATTTTGTTTTGATGCGTTACCAGGCAACCTGTGGCCTGGGCCCCCCCGTAAAAGGTTTTTACCAGTTATCAATGGTCTCTGAAGACGAGGGTGCATTTTTGTTTAGACTACGCTTGATGGAAGGTTATAAGTCTCCTCTGTCAATGGAATTTTGTACTGTGACAATGCCCTTTCCTAGGAGAAGGATTATATCTGTTGATGGAACTCCATCAGTAGGCACTATTTTAAATACAGAGCGCTCTGTTGAGTGGAAAATCATAGTAAGTGGACGGAGCCTTGTTGGGAGAAGCCTGGAGGCTACCTTCTCAGGAACAGTTAAATTTGCTCCATGGCAAACCCAGAGATTGCCTTCTTCGAAGTCTTTCTTTGCTGGAATCACTGAGGAAGATAGTGATATCGATGCAGAGAGCAACAGTAACATGATGAATGTTGAGGAGTTTCTAATGGAGAAAATGAGCAAAGACCTCCCACCagttgacttagaggagccaTTTTGTTGGGAGGCCTACAACTATGCTAAA GTGTCGTTCAGAATAACTGGGGCATCATTATCTGGGATGTCTGTTGATCCTAAAGCA GTGAGCATCTATCCTGCTGTCAAAGCTCCTGTGGAACTTTCGAATCAG GTGACTTCGGGGGATTATATATTGTGGAACACTCTGGGGAGATGCCCGTCAGCTGCAGCCATATAA